TTCtaaagaaatgctgaaatgtgagtgaaggagcagctgggctgcttttctttcccacaACAATGTCGCTatgaaaaaaatagaagcaaaGACATGATCACAGGCCAACCTTGAAAAAGGTATCTGCTTCTTCTAGTTCAATTTTACTGTTCTCATGTAAAGCCACAGTGGCAGCCACGAGTAAACCAGGCTGCGTCTCCTTGAGGTGAACAGCAAACTCAGTTGGTGTAACAATTCCTTCCTTACGCTGCTGCAGGAGCCGTGGCTGCCCAATGAAGCCGCAAGCCAGTGTTGTCTACAAACATCAACAGATACAAATCAGGTAAAGAATTCAATATATAGATTATTCTACTCAGTATTTCCTCTGGCAGTGAAATTTAGGTGGAAGCAGGGAAGaaagcaaatcctttctgcaaTTCACAGAGTAGCTCTCCAGAGACAGAGATCCAAACTACATCTGGAGCAGCAACTCCAGAAAAACAGGCCTTGTACCTGAACACTGAAAGTAATATTCAGTTGAAAGATGGAGTTAGTGTGTACATAAAATGGATTTCACTAAGTAATCCAAGACATTTGATATACAGGGTGGTTTGAAAAATCACTGGCTGACTTTTCAAGAGTCTACTTTGCAGAagtgtgatttttattttgaaaataccCCTGAAACAATGATCAAAATGTGCTTCACTTTGTGTAACAGGAAGCTATTTTGAGTTGAGTGCTTATGAAGATGAATATAACAtattattcccattttaaagACAGTGGCAAAATAATGCCTAAGTAAATTAAATGAATTGCACAAGACATATAAGGCAGACCTAGAAGAAATATTAAGAGTAGCTTTCTGAAAGTGTTTTTTCctactttgaaataaaatgcttttttaaaggTGAAGAGCAATAGAACATATTTAACAGATCAgatcagaaagaaagaaaattcaacCAAAAACACTCAAGCCTAAGCCACCTTATTCTCAAAATAACATCCATACAGCGTGTTTGCTCACAACATGACAATTTCACTTGAtcatgctgcaaaagcaggtgGTGCTGAATATAATTTTTGAAACAGCTCCCCACAGTTCCGATCCTGCAACTCAAAACCAGCTAACTTTAAAAACTCTGCAGGACTTTTTCCACCAAAGCACGATATCTAACTTTGAAACAGCTATCCATTTATTTCAAAAGTGTTTAGACTCCCAATATTCCACTGTAAGAAAAAGTCTCTACTACCTTTTAATATTCCACAGTCTTGATCAAACTCAACAAGAAGTAATTTACAGACTGGTCTCACACAATGTGAACATCTGTGGCAGAGACAGCTCCACTAACATTTTGCCCCCAGTGATGAGGAATTATTAATTTCATAACTCTGAAGTAGGTTCTGATCTCGTCTTAATAAGAGTTAAGTGCTTTGATTCCACATAAGATGTGAAACTGTATACAGAAACTTCAGTCTGTAAGAACAATGAACAAATATTCTGTTCAAGAAAAATTTTATAATGGCTGTTTGTATACAGGTGTTTAGATGGGCATATCACATATTAATTTCAGGTGGAGAGGTGAAGAAATGCTACTACACAATCCTCCCATGCAGCTGAAGAGCACTGGCAGAGTTGGTTACATCCCAGTAAAACAACATCTAATTGATCAAGAATAAAGAGCTTCAAAACTTGCTTATTTTGTAAGTTTTTGCCAAGACAAGACTACCCTACCTGTAGGGCAAACTGTACAGTCCCAGTGTATGTCAGCCCTCTGTTCTACTGTTACTGCAGACATTCAGTGGAGCCTACACAGCCTATCAGGAGAAAGACGAGTGACTGGAAGCTTCTTTTACTGTAAAATGCAACTACAAGTCAAACTATTGCCCTGGACTTTGTAAAGCATGAACAGCTCACGCTCTTGGCATACTTTACCTCCTTATAGGAGTGCATTTCATGTTCATACATTGCCAGGTCTCCCATTTTCAGAGCAAAGAAAGCCTTAGTAAGTGTCAGGACCACTGATGGCATCATCTTTTCTACTTTCTGAAGATACTTCACAGCTGTCAAAGGACATATGTTTCTCAGGCTGGGACTGCAAAGGATATCAGGCAGCTGCACAGGGTCCGCAAGATACAGTATCTGGAGAACTTTATTTCCTGATTCCTATTGAAATAAAAGCCATTTGACAGTTCAGAACTTTTCAGATGTTCATTTTTCTACGGCATTTGAAAGTACTGCAGTTctatggttttggtttttgtggcaggtttgtttgttttttttaaaaacagacaaGTTCAGCTTAGCTATCAAATCACAGCAcctttcctgcctctctcctccCTACTGGTAAAAGTAAAGGATTTCTAACTGGTAGTGATCCAACTCACATTCTGGCATGCTAGGAGAACATCTACCACCAAAATGAATTGTTTTTAGCAATTGGTACAATTTAGCAATGATCAAAGGAAACAGCTTGTTTTGCTACAGAAATGGAAGATGACAGAAATTTGAGGCAGGGCTTTCCTAAACCAGAAGTATCTCTGTGCAAGTGGGAACCAGATCATAGCAACATGCATCATGATAGCCAAACGTGTAAGACGTTGCTTGAATGCAGTCCAAATCATCACAGGTGCTGCTTGCTATTCAACAACAgtggggaaataaaaataatgtgaaaaagAATAACTGTAAAACTAAAAAAGCAGCTCAGCATTTTCAAATGGAAAGTGATTAATGTTTGATACACAATTCTTAAAATCAGAACTAAATTAGCAGATTATAAATAAACCAATTATTTCTACCTTACTTAATTCTTCGTTTGAGTCTTCATTAAGAGAATGAGTTAAGTAAAATATAAATCCTCTCTCGTATGTCTGCATTTCATCACCTTCTGAAACTAGTCTCTTTAAAACTTCACTCATGGATAAACCTGACATTCTGTAGTATGGCAAAGCAAGGTGGTAATCCTTTGTGTCAAACCTGAAGGAAataagagaggaaggaaaaaaataacaaaacaactAAGGGCAATGCTTTTGCCATCACTCTTTGTAAGAGCTAAAAGTACATCAAACAAAGTCACAGGCACATCAGTTATCTGCATATATTGTTCATATTCAACATAATTCTGTTGAATTCAACATAATTCTGAATAATTCTGTTTAATGACAATAAAGACAACCAGAAAAGAAGACTAGACTAAGCTGGTTTTGTAAAACATAAAGGTTTGTATGACATATGCAATATTAATGTAAGATAGCAAAGAATTATGGATTTTCATTTTAAGGTTACACCACTGGAAACACATGCCTATGCCACTTTGACATCTAAAACATACCTGCTGTAGCAGTCTCCTAAGAAGGCACAACTTTCTCTGAATGCTCTCAGAAGATCTTCCTTCTCATCTGATTTAAGGAAATGAGGGTCCATTATAGCTGCTCTGATCAGTAAGTGAGCCTCACTTAAAAGATGGATGCAGCTCTCAGTTTTAACATTTTCATAAGTTCTACTATATTCTACCTAGAACAGACACAGCATATACTTAGGCTACTGACAAAAATTAAGAATATACAGGAATAATTTTAATGAGGACAGCATCTGTCTGAAATTGGACTATGGGTTTTTCACAAGAAATATATTACACCATATTCAGCAACGACATGCATCAGAGATTAACTAGCAGAACTTATTTTTAGTTAGCAAATAACAAAAGCAGGAGTTGAGCATACCATTTCTCTGTAAAGCTGAATTGTTGAAACagtatttataatatataaattccAACCCGGCTCTGACTCAGAATTTGTTCTGGATTTGATGTGGTCAGTCTTTCTGGAACTAGAGAAAAATGCTGAGTTGTCAGTGTTGAAATAAACACTATgcaaccaaaaaatccccactcATTTTGTAATTCAAATGCATAAATAGGTGTGTCTGCAGACACGTAAGTGCTGGAGAGTTAAGCTGTGAATTAAAGTCATACTGGCTAATAACAGAACAGGGATAGGCATGTTCACACATAAGAGTCATCATCAGAACTGTCCACTACATCTCCTGTGCTTAACACCAGGGAGTAccaggaatcatggaatcatcaAATGGCTTGGCttggaccttaaagatcatctagctCTAACCCTCCCACCATAGGCATGGGATGCCACTCACTGAACAGGTCAGACTACCCAGAGCCTTATCCAACCACACCTTGAACAGTTAAGCAATTTAAATTAGCTGTTTAATCTCCTGTAAGGACTTAGTGCATGGTTGCCCCTGCAGCTCTATCAAAGTGTTTGCCAACACATGGGATAAAGAGGTATCAGAATACTTTTATTCTAAAACTTTGGCTTGGTCTATAAAGCTCTAAGGTTAAAAACACTGTGGGAAAACAGActctttttgttctgtttttaaattttattttaactgtaCAGATGAGAAGATTTTTACATCTTTATTATCAAATGATTGTGCTACGTAGCTTAGTATTTGTCCATTACCTTTTTTACAGAAGGCAAAAAGTGTATCTTCTTCAAATGTCAATTTGATagaatatttgaatatttgaaACAATGCAACTGGCAGAAAATGTGCTTTATACAAGAAAACTACAGTATTTGGAATAGTCGTGTTTCCTTACAGGCTTCTCCTTATCTTCTTCTGAATAATGTCTGCTCTAGACTTTATGAAATACTGGTCAACTAACTCCTCAATCAACTAAAGCTGTCCCACTCTTGTTAATTAACTTAAACTGACTTTAATAAATGTGGTTTCTGAATAACTGCTTAGAACAGCTCCTTAGCTGTTTTATGAAAAGCCTTCAAAACTGGAAAGGGAAATAGCAGTTTCCTTGGAAACTTGTAAAAAGTCAGATATACCTCTGGCTACACACAGGCTACAACTGTAACTTGGGGTGAAGTCTGACCAACTTTTGTCATTGATAACTACAGTGATCCTCACAACTTTCTTGGCAAGAACCCTTAGGCAAAGATAAGACATTTCATTTTGTGCTGTGACGTATTTTGTAACCTGTAGCTATGGCACTCCATATTTTTGGTACTCTACATTTTTTCTCAAGATAAATACTTTGTAAATTCTCATGATAAATTCTTAGTAATgctattttaagattttgttgaTTTCAGGCATTTGTGACTTTATGCTCATTTCTTCTATGTCAGTAAATACAatagaattgaaaaaaataaaagcttgatTGCTCTTCTCAGTCACTTAGAAAGCAACTATTTCTCAAGAGTTTTTCAACAGAAGAACCTCTCTTAAATTGCAATATCCACAAGTTCAACACTGTACACAGAGCTCTAAGTACCAGCTCCCTAAAAGATACAAGTCCTTACAGCATCCTTCTTGTAGGCTTTCTTCTTTCAGTAATATCTTCTGTGTCTGCCTTAGTCAAAAGAATTATATGGTTTTTGAAATGACAGATAGCTCTTGGTCCTATAAAAAGCTGCATTCTTAATGTACAGACATCCAGTGTGACAGGTGGACAAGCCTATAAAGGAAAGTGACTCTTTTGTAATTTCACTTGGTACGCACATtgagtttttaaataaatcagaaaaaaaagtaaccTTTGTACAATGATCTGACATTAAAAACATCCACTAGCTTTCCTAACTTTGAGTGCATCATATAAGCAAGAATAAAAATACTCATAAAGGCCTGACAAGAATTATTTAATAATGagtggaaaaaaatttatttcactcTTCAAAGCAACTGCACAGTTTCAGCTATGTTTCTCAAAATAATTGAACCTGTAATAGATGCCTAACACAGAAAACTTTATCCTGATTAGTTTGATTTTGGCCGCTGATTATAAAAGCCTCAATCTGAGTTGCTTATAAAAAGCAATTACAGATAGAAGTATTATATTTGCTTGCCTATTGTTACCTTACACAGCGAGTATTATTTTCCCAATTTGTTCTATGCACTTTTCACGTAAAACATATGCTATCATCTATATTGGacttaaaattgaaaaatgcAGCCTCATTTGCACAGAAATATTCTAAATTTACAgctttaaaaagataaaatactACACTTACAAATTAACATATATAGTGAAACAAGACAACACAGCGTTACATGAGTAACCTGCTTTTTGAAGACACCTCAATTTCTTGTAAGAGGTGGAGACCTACAGTGTGGTGGTCTGGAGGCTCTAGACTGCCCTGGGCTCGTGAGACCCTGAATGAGGCAGCCCTAaacctggtttaaaaaccagcaggaaaaacagtaatggcaagtaataaaaataaccaCCATAACACTTCAAACTCCACACTGGGGCAGGGATACCCATGAGGGAACCGGCCCATGAAGGACCCAACCCacaccagcacagggatgtcCCAGAGGGACTGCAGCCCATGGACAGATCCACGCCAGAGTGGGTGGACACACTGTGGATGGCAATGGAAATCTGTGTAGGACTGCAGCCTTCACACCTCTCCAAAACTCCTACAGACACACAGTGAGGCAGCCTGCTCACTGACTGGAGGAACTATGATGGATGTCAATGCGAGGCACAgtaaaaatgcagaaagctgAGACTAGAGAATGGACAGGACAGATTGTGTCACGTGCTGGTATTACCTATCCAGAGCTGGGAATACATGTTTGGTTCTTGAAAAGTTTATAAAACTTCTGATGTCCTATGGTTTCTTTATATCTGCTGTCTACATGCTCAGAAGAAATCCTTAAATGCTACCTTAGAATATAACTCTGTCTATCTTTCCTACTATTTTTATTCATGTATATCACAATCTTTACATTCAATAGATTTTTACTGATAAGCAATTTAAGGAAGGGGAAAAGTTAAGACCTCCAAGGATCAAAAGCCCTCCTTCTAAAAAACATGCCCTAAGTATCTGGTGGCAGACTTGTTTGATCGCCTACACGCCTCTTAGAAAAACTGTTTTATTCAAGGACACCTAAGAGAGAGAAACATTATACAATAAAAGAAAACTCTGTACCCTTTGTTCAATTTTATACAGAAAAGCATGGaatttagttttaaaaacaagtgatctTATTGCTTTTCATGTTTTTGAAAACATTCTATAATGGTCTAAAATTTTACATGGCAACAATAGATTTTGAGACATTTGTAGATCACCAAAATACAACATGCTACTCATTTTGGATGTTATTATATTGGTTCAGCCACCAGAAACAAACAGGATTTTAAACCTTAAGTCAACTAAGTGCCATACCACTACTTCCATTCTATTAGTGAGGTAATGAGAGGTGTACCTTCACAGTCGTGTCAATATATGGATCCTCACTacgagctgctgctgcactgcatcGCACTGTGAAGCACTGCAGGTTCTGActagaggaaaagaagaaaacacaacaatgaagaaaagaaattagaTTTGCAAAAGTTAGGTAGCCAAGACTACAGTTAATCAGCtctttttcctttgaagaaaTGGGCTTAAAAGCCCAAGCAGGAGAGTATGTTGAACTAGCACATGAGCCTGCCCAGAGATTTCCAGGAGGCTATGAAGGACGcatcagaggggaaaaaaattttgaaaggacagcagcacagagaaacATAGTAAACTACCAGTAAAACCATAAGCACAGTACCTTGTAATGACGTGTAGGAACTGTGGAGTGAGGACTGCCTGCTCTGACTTTTCTGAATATTGGTAAGTAGAAATTAGTTCTACTAACTTCCCAAGAGAGTAGAGATATCCAACATGAGgtaaagagaaaaagcagaagagactcagaAGTTTTCTCTTGTTCTCAGTTTCCTCATAGGCTGTTGCAGGAATTCCTAAAGATAGTAATGAGAAAGGCATTTTATGTGCTTCATAAATAAAAACCCGGCAATTCCATTCCAAGCCTGATGCCTAAAGGACAGAATCAAACCTGCCCAAGTTGCAGACTAGTTTTCTTAGTAGCTAGTAAAAAGAAGTTTTATATGAAGCTCAGTGCATATGTCAAAAAATTGTATGACACATAACCTCATTTGGAAGCATTTTCACAAAATATGAATGTAGCACCTAGAGAAGAAATTCTATAGATGTAACAGCATTAGAGAGTCCTAAATTCACCAGAACTAAGCATCCATGGACTGAAAGCTCGATCTTAGACAATTAGTTTTGAGTTGGAACGAATGCtcatccagagctgcagctcacaAAAAAAGTAGGTATTACTTAAGGGAAGGAAAGGCTGGAAATCGCAGAATTTATAGGATGCCACTTTAGTAGGTAACAGCTGTAATCATATTCTACAGACCCTCTTAACAAAGCCTGTAAATCACACAAGAGCATAAGACAGCTGGAGTTAACTGGCAAGTAGTTCATTCTTTTCAGCCAGCTGCAAGTTAAATGAGGCATTGCTACTTCGCAGACAGTAAACCATCTCAAACTGAGTGAGGAGTTAGTAAAAGTCAAGGGCCAACCATATCCTGGgatgcatcaggcacagcattgctggtggggcagggatgggattgtcctgctctgctctgcactgggcaGCATTAGCTTGAGGCAGTTTGGGGCACTAGAATACAAGAAGGATATAAACCTATTAGACAAGAGACTAAGGGAGGGCTAAAAAGATGGTGAAGAGTCTGGAGGGGAGGCCATAGGAGGAGTGGCTGAcacttggtttgttcagcctggaggagacgGAGGAGAGATCTGAGAGCATTTTACATGCAGTTGCTGAGGGaatgaagctgtgtcaggggaggtttaggttggcTGTTAGGAAAAGGCTCTTCTCCCAGAGGTTGTCAGGCACTgaaacaggctccccagggcagtggtcacgGCCCAAGCCTgccagagctcaaggagcacttggAAAATGTTCTCAGGCACTTGGTGGGATTCTTAGGGTTCTCCTGCACAGGCCCAGGAGTTGGATTCTatgatccttgtgagtcccttccaactcaggacaTTCTATGATTATACAAAATCTGACTGCTAACATACAGCATTAAATTCTTCCATGGATCTTTTGGGGCTTGAGCTAGTAAACCCCTAAAATCTGCATTCATCCCTTCCAATTTTAATTAAGGCCCTTCAGAAAGGTAACCAGTATCTTAGTGATCACTAAGGTTTACTACTCTAATTTCCTCAGCTGGCTGAGTGGCAGTCTAGTATCTTGTAATAATAAGGAGAATTTTATTAATGCAATGTAAAGAGTAACTGGTTTGCAACACAGTGCGTTGAATTGGTATTTTAGTTCAAGTTTTATGTAGAACTTGGGggaattaaaatacttttttgttAACAGAAGCTCAGTTTAAATCAttgaaaagggagaaaagatctcaatttaaaaacaaatcaatgTAAAAACAAATCACACACAGTGTATGAAAGCGGATACACAATGAAGCTCTTTTCTTTCACAAGCCTCCTGTGACACAGTCCATGGTGTATTCATGCATATCCATTTACCTGTCTGGTATACAGGAAGCAGTTGAACAGAGTGCAACTTAGTCTCTTCACAAAACCCAAAAGGCGACTGGTCGGGCGCAAAATGTCTAGGAAAACAGTCCAAAAATCATGGGACGGCAGTGAAAAATTATGATTATATACTTTGGACAAGTAAACAGCACTGGATAAAAGAAGCAAAGCTCATGTTTTAACACTCAACAACAATGCACCCTCCTACTACCAATGCCATTAATAGCAATGCAAAGAAGCACATGGTACAGTTAGATGGAACTCTATTAATAGAGTTCCTGCAACCTAAATCCTCTCTCTTTGCTTGTCTGCAAGATGCATGTCAAAGTTTGACATCACTGAAGAAATCCCACAACTGATTTTGACCTcaatttaatcttttttttcatctttctttttagTCCACTGAGCTGTATGGAACACCATGCCATGTCcaacactattttttttctattatgtgtcatccttttccctgctttgcttTGGAATTCACTGTTGGACCCTGGCATCAATTCTTCCTTAGCTTTTGATAGAAATTTTGGTGAAAAAGGAAGACTAAATCAGCTTCATGAGGAGGGGACCTGGAGACGCAGGTGCTGAACTGTTCTCCATGGGATCCTGGGAAAGGCTCAAaggtgtgccaggggagggttACACTTGATGTGAGGAACCATTTTCTTACCAAGAATGGTGAAACACTGGACAGGCTTCCTAGAGAGATGGCTGATGCCCTAGACCTGTCACTGTTTAAGAGGCGTTTGGACTGTGCCCTTAACAATATACTTTAAGAGTGGCTCCCTCCTGAAGTGGTCAGGCAATTGCACTAGATGATTGTTGcagatcccttccaactgaaatatTCCAAGATACTAAAAAATGGACTTTCCTCGGTATCCCAGGATTTCCTCAGTTCAAAAGAAACACCTAAACTTACAAAAACCCCAGAAGTCAAAACATCAGGAGTTTCCTTtcaaaaagacaaaatacacaatgcagtttatttttttgtagTAAATTAACCcataaaagggaaaacacaTCTGTAATACCTGAAAAGCAGATACTGCACTTGGAAGTGCTTTGTGTCTTCTGCAGGTAACTCTGTAGATTCCAGTATGACAGGTATCTCACACAGCTTACTTTGTTCCCCAAGCAGTTCCACTGGCTTCTGACATATGATGAACTCATCTAATTCAAGCTGTGAAGGATGTGTTGAAGGACTTTCATCTTTCACACCTGAGCAATGAAAATGCTATCTTAATTGTTCAAACCACTCCAACCACAGCAGTAAGAAAATAGTGTGACAATATTGATTAAATACTCCAATTACAGCTACCCTGCTAGCATTGCCTACC
The nucleotide sequence above comes from Ammospiza caudacuta isolate bAmmCau1 chromosome 11, bAmmCau1.pri, whole genome shotgun sequence. Encoded proteins:
- the HPS3 gene encoding BLOC-2 complex member HPS3, producing MVQLYNLHPFGSQRVVPCKQEPAHFCCGQDVLFVASTAASCRVDVFTLREQGRCEALGSFATLGPVLRMAHSSAGDYLVTIEEKSKATFLRAYMNWRCMSAGSSRVCVRMVGHKMEESYSEALKEQMSVVEMPLSDPPLCISCCPVNGDLLVGCKNKLVIFCLKYRVINQNLTVLDFERSLILHIDNLIPVEVAFCARHIAITTELDVLILKLQLVQQSADRTEQCAQGVSAPEKAMDGGVKDESPSTHPSQLELDEFIICQKPVELLGEQSKLCEIPVILESTELPAEDTKHFQVQYLLFRHFAPDQSPFGFCEETKLHSVQLLPVYQTGIPATAYEETENKRKLLSLFCFFSLPHVGYLYSLGKLVELISTYQYSEKSEQAVLTPQFLHVITSQNLQCFTVRCSAAAARSEDPYIDTTVKACPPVTLDVCTLRMQLFIGPRAICHFKNHIILLTKADTEDITERRKPTRRMLSRKTDHIKSRTNSESEPGWNLYIINTVSTIQLYREMVEYSRTYENVKTESCIHLLSEAHLLIRAAIMDPHFLKSDEKEDLLRAFRESCAFLGDCYSRFDTKDYHLALPYYRMSGLSMSEVLKRLVSEGDEMQTYERGFIFYLTHSLNEDSNEELSKESGNKVLQILYLADPVQLPDILCSPSLRNICPLTAVKYLQKVEKMMPSVVLTLTKAFFALKMGDLAMYEHEMHSYKETTLACGFIGQPRLLQQRKEGIVTPTEFAVHLKETQPGLLVAATVALHENSKIELEEADTFFKMLCNSSENTIPQLLVDFWEALLVVSSQEKILWELLLRVTSQYVQRISKKQLPETKPLKTTEDLINSCSHFGLIVPWIASIMSVGCSSDKDYHEDISRLQSLLCSQSISIASALPVLEPLTEADSAGLAVRVLCNTRLGNYEEAIDQLLTRCPGAAVIYAQHELKGDTQALWWNKLLPELCKRTRLTGNDCPVLISSLKETLSIVAMELELRDFLSLLPEDGTAAFFLPHLLHCSQRKLLT